One segment of Takifugu rubripes chromosome 5, fTakRub1.2, whole genome shotgun sequence DNA contains the following:
- the LOC101080189 gene encoding cytochrome P450 2K1-like isoform X2, which produces MIEDLFESSTSGFLMVAIVSLLLLQLCFSFISREKRKDLPGPEALPLLGNLHQLDLKRLDCHLVQLSQKYGPIFRVYLASKKVVVLAGYTAVKQALVNQAEDFGEREIFPIFHDFNKGNGILFTNGDQWKEMRRFALMTLKDFGMGKRTIEEKIIEECQYLIEAFEQHQGEAFSNAQVISYATSNIISAIMYGRRFDYKDPTFQAMIERDHEVIHLTGSPSIQIYNIFPWLGPFLKTWRYIMKKVEINIESTRRIIGEMKETRNPGTCRCFVDAFLIHKENQEESDVNAHYYHEDNLLHCVMNLFGAGTDTTATTLQWGLLYITKYPHIQDGVQEELRRVVGNRQVRVEDRKNLPYMEAVIHETQRMANIVPMSLPHRTSRDTSFQGYFIQKGTMVIPLLTSVLYDESQWEKPHTFNPAHFLDDEGRFVRRDAFMPFSAGRRMCLGEGLARMELFLFFASLLQHFHFKPAPGVSEDSLDLTPVVGITLNPLTHKLRAISRF; this is translated from the exons ATGATTGAAGATCTGTTTGAGTCCTCCACCTCAGGCTTCCTGATGGTGGCTATTGtgagcctgctgctgctacagctctgcttcagcttcatctccagagaaaagagaaaggatCTGCCAGGACCTGAAGCTCTGCCTTTGCTGGGAAACTTGCATCAGTTGGATCTAAAAAGACTTGACTGCCACCTTGTCCAA CTCTCCCAAAAATACGGCCCGATATTCAGAGTCTACTTGGCGAGTAAGAAGGTGGTTGTGTTGGCGGGATACACAGCGGTCAAGCAGGCTCTGGTCAACCAGGCCGAGGACTTTGGAGAGAGGGAAATCTTCCCAATATTCCATGACTTCAACAAAGGGAACG GGATACTGTTCACCAATGGAGACCAGTGGAAAGAAATGAGGCGCTTTGCTTTGATGACACTAAAAGATTTTGGGATGGGAAAAAGAACCATTGAGGAGAAGATCATCGAGGAGTGTCAGTACTTGATCGAAGCGTTTGAACAACATCAAG GTGAAGCCTTCAGCAACGCACAAGTCATCAGCTACGCTACGTCAAACATAATTTCAGCAATCATGTATGGGAGAAGGTTTGATTACAAAGACCCGACCTTCCAGGCCATGATTGAGAGGGACCATGAGGTCATCCATCTCACAGGCTCCCCCTCTATTCAG ATCTACAACATATTTCCATGGCTGGGACCATTTTTGAAGACCTGGCGGTATATTATGAAGAAGGTGGAAATCAACATCGAGAGCACTAGAAGGATCATCGGCGAAATGAAGGAAACTCGGAACCCTGGAACGTGCAGGTGCTTCGTCGATGCTTTTTTGATCCATAAAGAAAATCAAGAG GAATCTGATGTCAACGCTCACTACTATCATGAGGACAACCTCCTTCATTGTGTTATGAACCTGTTTGGAGCAGGAACTGACACCACAGCGACCACCCTCCAGTGGGGCCTTCTCTATATCACCAAGTATCCTCATATTCAAG ATggggtccaggaggagctcCGCAGGGTGGTGGGAAACCGCCAGGTGCGGGTAGAGGACAGGAAAAACCTGCCGTACATGGAAGCCGTCATCCATGAGACGCAGAGAATGGCCAACATCGTTCCCATGAGTCTCCCTCACAGAACCAGCCGAGACACCTCCTTCCAGGGATACTTCATCCAAAAG GGGACGATGGTCATCCCCCTCCTCACTTCTGTCCTGTATGATGAGAGCCAATGGGAGAAGCCACACACTTTCAACCCCGCCCACTTTCTGGACGACGAGGGCCGATTTGTCAGAAGAGATGCCTTCATGCCCTTCTCCGCAG GTCGCAGGATGTGTCTGGGTGAAGGCTTGGCCAGGATggagctcttcctcttcttcgcCTCTCTTCTTCAGCACTTCCATTTCAAACCTGCACCTGGAGTTTCAGAGGACAGCCTGGACCTCACACCAGTCGTGGGCATCACTCTCAACCCTTTAACTCACAAGCTGCGTGCCATAAGTCGCTTCTGA
- the LOC101080189 gene encoding cytochrome P450 2K1-like isoform X1 gives MIEDLFESSTSGFLMVAIVSLLLLQLCFSFISREKRKDLPGPEALPLLGNLHQLDLKRLDCHLVQLSQKYGPIFRVYLASKKVVVLAGYTAVKQALVNQAEDFGEREIFPIFHDFNKGNGILFTNGDQWKEMRRFALMTLKDFGMGKRTIEEKIIEECQYLIEAFEQHQGEAFSNAQVISYATSNIISAIMYGRRFDYKDPTFQAMIERDHEVIHLTGSPSIQIYNIFPWLGPFLKTWRYIMKKVEINIESTRRIIGEMKETRNPGTCRCFVDAFLIHKENQESLVFQESDVNAHYYHEDNLLHCVMNLFGAGTDTTATTLQWGLLYITKYPHIQDGVQEELRRVVGNRQVRVEDRKNLPYMEAVIHETQRMANIVPMSLPHRTSRDTSFQGYFIQKGTMVIPLLTSVLYDESQWEKPHTFNPAHFLDDEGRFVRRDAFMPFSAGRRMCLGEGLARMELFLFFASLLQHFHFKPAPGVSEDSLDLTPVVGITLNPLTHKLRAISRF, from the exons ATGATTGAAGATCTGTTTGAGTCCTCCACCTCAGGCTTCCTGATGGTGGCTATTGtgagcctgctgctgctacagctctgcttcagcttcatctccagagaaaagagaaaggatCTGCCAGGACCTGAAGCTCTGCCTTTGCTGGGAAACTTGCATCAGTTGGATCTAAAAAGACTTGACTGCCACCTTGTCCAA CTCTCCCAAAAATACGGCCCGATATTCAGAGTCTACTTGGCGAGTAAGAAGGTGGTTGTGTTGGCGGGATACACAGCGGTCAAGCAGGCTCTGGTCAACCAGGCCGAGGACTTTGGAGAGAGGGAAATCTTCCCAATATTCCATGACTTCAACAAAGGGAACG GGATACTGTTCACCAATGGAGACCAGTGGAAAGAAATGAGGCGCTTTGCTTTGATGACACTAAAAGATTTTGGGATGGGAAAAAGAACCATTGAGGAGAAGATCATCGAGGAGTGTCAGTACTTGATCGAAGCGTTTGAACAACATCAAG GTGAAGCCTTCAGCAACGCACAAGTCATCAGCTACGCTACGTCAAACATAATTTCAGCAATCATGTATGGGAGAAGGTTTGATTACAAAGACCCGACCTTCCAGGCCATGATTGAGAGGGACCATGAGGTCATCCATCTCACAGGCTCCCCCTCTATTCAG ATCTACAACATATTTCCATGGCTGGGACCATTTTTGAAGACCTGGCGGTATATTATGAAGAAGGTGGAAATCAACATCGAGAGCACTAGAAGGATCATCGGCGAAATGAAGGAAACTCGGAACCCTGGAACGTGCAGGTGCTTCGTCGATGCTTTTTTGATCCATAAAGAAAATCAAGAG TCTTTGGTGTTTCAGGAATCTGATGTCAACGCTCACTACTATCATGAGGACAACCTCCTTCATTGTGTTATGAACCTGTTTGGAGCAGGAACTGACACCACAGCGACCACCCTCCAGTGGGGCCTTCTCTATATCACCAAGTATCCTCATATTCAAG ATggggtccaggaggagctcCGCAGGGTGGTGGGAAACCGCCAGGTGCGGGTAGAGGACAGGAAAAACCTGCCGTACATGGAAGCCGTCATCCATGAGACGCAGAGAATGGCCAACATCGTTCCCATGAGTCTCCCTCACAGAACCAGCCGAGACACCTCCTTCCAGGGATACTTCATCCAAAAG GGGACGATGGTCATCCCCCTCCTCACTTCTGTCCTGTATGATGAGAGCCAATGGGAGAAGCCACACACTTTCAACCCCGCCCACTTTCTGGACGACGAGGGCCGATTTGTCAGAAGAGATGCCTTCATGCCCTTCTCCGCAG GTCGCAGGATGTGTCTGGGTGAAGGCTTGGCCAGGATggagctcttcctcttcttcgcCTCTCTTCTTCAGCACTTCCATTTCAAACCTGCACCTGGAGTTTCAGAGGACAGCCTGGACCTCACACCAGTCGTGGGCATCACTCTCAACCCTTTAACTCACAAGCTGCGTGCCATAAGTCGCTTCTGA
- the LOC105416451 gene encoding uncharacterized protein isoform X1, with protein sequence MGRLDAVAKKKVIELRESGLSFRKIKAVLELENIKVSAQAIYLFLKEFHGRPPGRVRPLEAGSSSSSAQIQPLAGTSQETRSNNWVQNLCREASRHGNLIVNRIFTEETSTNPEADVNLPRKIQGSSQMETQHNEDKEEKGIQIVSVTSLAQKNQQINHQSTATRAEMTSGSSALTPGAFTRRRNIPFTTNAILAARKRLLDKALSQRVKQTSLSIRRDQLSSLSADLRATLSQAPKTYDLPSEQTVTDRQPAENGSPRHFLATRPGPSIRSLHPLPRVGVHLPNRSPSPLASAPGVSLVRLQTPGGTVAPHTDGKQSPKQTVGDPGVRGGLQDQIQTLSSEVHGLGLAVKMLVEQQRCLEREQAQQTQIQKQILSTLQSFASKLGSCSSGQQHHNPTSSPPAVPSASIPNSFNFSEGTYTPCSQSQPSYNSLESLETVEDFKVPELNPSSMNGFPPCSSAENNPLTHASPQPQSYAAAYSRQSRQTLVPPYTQPYVSTYSEAHQTFKASDFTSSCPARALQDCSVSNQPQDPQISVIKVEGP encoded by the exons ATGGGCCGGTTGGATGCTGTTGCCAAGAAGAAAGTTATCGAGCTGCGGGAATCTGGTTTGAGTTTTCGTAAGATCAAAGCGGTGCTTGAGCTGGAGAACATCAAGGTGTCTGCGCAGGCAATCTACCTGTTCTTGAAAGAGTTTCATGGGAGGCCACCAGGGAGAGTCAGGCCTCTCGAGGCTGGAAGCAGCTCATCGTCAGCACAGATACAGCCTCTAGCTGGGACATCACAAGAAACGAGAAGCAATAATTGGGTCCAAAACCTTTGCCGGGAAGCGTCTCGTCATGGTAACTTAATAGTTAACAGGATATTTACAGAAGAGACTTCCACAAATCCAGAGGCTGATGTAAACTTGCCCAGGAAGATTCAAGGAAGCAGCCAGATGGAAACGCAGCATAATGAAGATAAGGAAGAAAAGGGAATTCAGATTGTTAGTGTCACCTCCCTTGCACAGAAAAACCAACAAATAAATCATCAGTCCACTGCTACGAGGGCAGAAATGACCTCAGGATCCTCTGCCCTCACCCCTGGTGCGTTCACAAGGCGAAGAAATATACCTTTTACAACCAACGCCATCCTGGCAGCTCGAAAGAGGCTTTTAGACAAAGCATTGTCACAGAGGGTAAAG CAGACCTCATTATCCATTAGGAGAGATCAACTGAGCAGCCTCAGTGCTGATTTAAGAGCTACGTTGTCCCAAGCACCTAAAACATATGATCTACCCTCTGAACAG ACTGTTACGGACCGCCAGCCAGCAGAGAACGGCTCCCCCAGGCATTTTCTGGCAACGCGACCAGGTCCATCCATACGTTCCCTCCACCCACTCCCCCGGGTTGGCGTTCACCTTCCTAACCGGTCACCCTCCCCATTGGCGTCTGCTCCCGGGGTGTCTCTCGTGCGACTACAGACCCCTGGAGGCACTGTTGCCCCTCACACTGACGGGAAACAGAGCCCCAAGCAGACAGTGGGAGACCCTGGAGTGAGAGGTGGCCTACAGGATCAGATTCAAACCTTGAGTTCTGAGGTGCACGGTTTGGGTCTGGCAGTCAAGatgctggtggagcagcagcgctGCCTGGAGAGAGAGCAGGCGCAGCAGACGCAGATCCAGAAGCAGATCCTCAGCACTCTACAGAGTTTCGCTTCCAAGCTGGGTTCTTGTAGCAGCGGTCAACAGCATCACAACCCAACATCATCACCTCCTGCTGTGCCTTCTGCTTCCATTCCCAACAGCTTTAACTTCAGTGAAGGAACATATACGCCGTGCAGCCAAAGTCAACCCAGCTACAACTCTTTGGAGAGTTTAGAAACCGTGGAAGATTTTAAAGTACCAGAACTTAACCCTTCCAGCATGAATGGCTTCCCACCATGTAGCAGCGCTGAGAACAACCCGCTCACTCACGCCTCTCCGCAGCCGCAGTCGTACGCGGCTGCTTACTCACGCCAAAGTCGTCAGACTCTCGTGCCCCCCTACACTCAGCCGTACGTGTCCACATACAGCGAGGCGCATCAGACCTTCAAAGCATCCGATTTTACAAGCAGCTGTCCTGCGAGGGCTCTGCAGGACTGCAGCGTCTCCAACCAGCCACAGGACCCACAGATCAGTGTTATCAAAGTAGAAGGACCTTAG
- the LOC105416451 gene encoding uncharacterized protein isoform X2, translated as MGRLDAVAKKKVIELRESGLSFRKIKAVLELENIKVSAQAIYLFLKEFHGRPPGRVRPLEAGSSSSSAQIQPLAGTSQETRSNNWVQNLCREASRHGNLIVNRIFTEETSTNPEADVNLPRKIQGSSQMETQHNEDKEEKGIQIVSVTSLAQKNQQINHQSTATRAEMTSGSSALTPGAFTRRRNIPFTTNAILAARKRLLDKALSQRVKTSLSIRRDQLSSLSADLRATLSQAPKTYDLPSEQTVTDRQPAENGSPRHFLATRPGPSIRSLHPLPRVGVHLPNRSPSPLASAPGVSLVRLQTPGGTVAPHTDGKQSPKQTVGDPGVRGGLQDQIQTLSSEVHGLGLAVKMLVEQQRCLEREQAQQTQIQKQILSTLQSFASKLGSCSSGQQHHNPTSSPPAVPSASIPNSFNFSEGTYTPCSQSQPSYNSLESLETVEDFKVPELNPSSMNGFPPCSSAENNPLTHASPQPQSYAAAYSRQSRQTLVPPYTQPYVSTYSEAHQTFKASDFTSSCPARALQDCSVSNQPQDPQISVIKVEGP; from the exons ATGGGCCGGTTGGATGCTGTTGCCAAGAAGAAAGTTATCGAGCTGCGGGAATCTGGTTTGAGTTTTCGTAAGATCAAAGCGGTGCTTGAGCTGGAGAACATCAAGGTGTCTGCGCAGGCAATCTACCTGTTCTTGAAAGAGTTTCATGGGAGGCCACCAGGGAGAGTCAGGCCTCTCGAGGCTGGAAGCAGCTCATCGTCAGCACAGATACAGCCTCTAGCTGGGACATCACAAGAAACGAGAAGCAATAATTGGGTCCAAAACCTTTGCCGGGAAGCGTCTCGTCATGGTAACTTAATAGTTAACAGGATATTTACAGAAGAGACTTCCACAAATCCAGAGGCTGATGTAAACTTGCCCAGGAAGATTCAAGGAAGCAGCCAGATGGAAACGCAGCATAATGAAGATAAGGAAGAAAAGGGAATTCAGATTGTTAGTGTCACCTCCCTTGCACAGAAAAACCAACAAATAAATCATCAGTCCACTGCTACGAGGGCAGAAATGACCTCAGGATCCTCTGCCCTCACCCCTGGTGCGTTCACAAGGCGAAGAAATATACCTTTTACAACCAACGCCATCCTGGCAGCTCGAAAGAGGCTTTTAGACAAAGCATTGTCACAGAGGGTAAAG ACCTCATTATCCATTAGGAGAGATCAACTGAGCAGCCTCAGTGCTGATTTAAGAGCTACGTTGTCCCAAGCACCTAAAACATATGATCTACCCTCTGAACAG ACTGTTACGGACCGCCAGCCAGCAGAGAACGGCTCCCCCAGGCATTTTCTGGCAACGCGACCAGGTCCATCCATACGTTCCCTCCACCCACTCCCCCGGGTTGGCGTTCACCTTCCTAACCGGTCACCCTCCCCATTGGCGTCTGCTCCCGGGGTGTCTCTCGTGCGACTACAGACCCCTGGAGGCACTGTTGCCCCTCACACTGACGGGAAACAGAGCCCCAAGCAGACAGTGGGAGACCCTGGAGTGAGAGGTGGCCTACAGGATCAGATTCAAACCTTGAGTTCTGAGGTGCACGGTTTGGGTCTGGCAGTCAAGatgctggtggagcagcagcgctGCCTGGAGAGAGAGCAGGCGCAGCAGACGCAGATCCAGAAGCAGATCCTCAGCACTCTACAGAGTTTCGCTTCCAAGCTGGGTTCTTGTAGCAGCGGTCAACAGCATCACAACCCAACATCATCACCTCCTGCTGTGCCTTCTGCTTCCATTCCCAACAGCTTTAACTTCAGTGAAGGAACATATACGCCGTGCAGCCAAAGTCAACCCAGCTACAACTCTTTGGAGAGTTTAGAAACCGTGGAAGATTTTAAAGTACCAGAACTTAACCCTTCCAGCATGAATGGCTTCCCACCATGTAGCAGCGCTGAGAACAACCCGCTCACTCACGCCTCTCCGCAGCCGCAGTCGTACGCGGCTGCTTACTCACGCCAAAGTCGTCAGACTCTCGTGCCCCCCTACACTCAGCCGTACGTGTCCACATACAGCGAGGCGCATCAGACCTTCAAAGCATCCGATTTTACAAGCAGCTGTCCTGCGAGGGCTCTGCAGGACTGCAGCGTCTCCAACCAGCCACAGGACCCACAGATCAGTGTTATCAAAGTAGAAGGACCTTAG
- the LOC105416451 gene encoding uncharacterized protein isoform X3 — protein sequence MGRLDAVAKKKVIELRESGLSFRKIKAVLELENIKVSAQAIYLFLKEFHGRPPGRVRPLEAGSSSSSAQIQPLAGTSQETRSNNWVQNLCREASRHGNLIVNRIFTEETSTNPEADVNLPRKIQGSSQMETQHNEDKEEKGIQIVSVTSLAQKNQQINHQSTATRAEMTSGSSALTPGAFTRRRNIPFTTNAILAARKRLLDKALSQRQTSLSIRRDQLSSLSADLRATLSQAPKTYDLPSEQTVTDRQPAENGSPRHFLATRPGPSIRSLHPLPRVGVHLPNRSPSPLASAPGVSLVRLQTPGGTVAPHTDGKQSPKQTVGDPGVRGGLQDQIQTLSSEVHGLGLAVKMLVEQQRCLEREQAQQTQIQKQILSTLQSFASKLGSCSSGQQHHNPTSSPPAVPSASIPNSFNFSEGTYTPCSQSQPSYNSLESLETVEDFKVPELNPSSMNGFPPCSSAENNPLTHASPQPQSYAAAYSRQSRQTLVPPYTQPYVSTYSEAHQTFKASDFTSSCPARALQDCSVSNQPQDPQISVIKVEGP from the exons ATGGGCCGGTTGGATGCTGTTGCCAAGAAGAAAGTTATCGAGCTGCGGGAATCTGGTTTGAGTTTTCGTAAGATCAAAGCGGTGCTTGAGCTGGAGAACATCAAGGTGTCTGCGCAGGCAATCTACCTGTTCTTGAAAGAGTTTCATGGGAGGCCACCAGGGAGAGTCAGGCCTCTCGAGGCTGGAAGCAGCTCATCGTCAGCACAGATACAGCCTCTAGCTGGGACATCACAAGAAACGAGAAGCAATAATTGGGTCCAAAACCTTTGCCGGGAAGCGTCTCGTCATGGTAACTTAATAGTTAACAGGATATTTACAGAAGAGACTTCCACAAATCCAGAGGCTGATGTAAACTTGCCCAGGAAGATTCAAGGAAGCAGCCAGATGGAAACGCAGCATAATGAAGATAAGGAAGAAAAGGGAATTCAGATTGTTAGTGTCACCTCCCTTGCACAGAAAAACCAACAAATAAATCATCAGTCCACTGCTACGAGGGCAGAAATGACCTCAGGATCCTCTGCCCTCACCCCTGGTGCGTTCACAAGGCGAAGAAATATACCTTTTACAACCAACGCCATCCTGGCAGCTCGAAAGAGGCTTTTAGACAAAGCATTGTCACAGAGG CAGACCTCATTATCCATTAGGAGAGATCAACTGAGCAGCCTCAGTGCTGATTTAAGAGCTACGTTGTCCCAAGCACCTAAAACATATGATCTACCCTCTGAACAG ACTGTTACGGACCGCCAGCCAGCAGAGAACGGCTCCCCCAGGCATTTTCTGGCAACGCGACCAGGTCCATCCATACGTTCCCTCCACCCACTCCCCCGGGTTGGCGTTCACCTTCCTAACCGGTCACCCTCCCCATTGGCGTCTGCTCCCGGGGTGTCTCTCGTGCGACTACAGACCCCTGGAGGCACTGTTGCCCCTCACACTGACGGGAAACAGAGCCCCAAGCAGACAGTGGGAGACCCTGGAGTGAGAGGTGGCCTACAGGATCAGATTCAAACCTTGAGTTCTGAGGTGCACGGTTTGGGTCTGGCAGTCAAGatgctggtggagcagcagcgctGCCTGGAGAGAGAGCAGGCGCAGCAGACGCAGATCCAGAAGCAGATCCTCAGCACTCTACAGAGTTTCGCTTCCAAGCTGGGTTCTTGTAGCAGCGGTCAACAGCATCACAACCCAACATCATCACCTCCTGCTGTGCCTTCTGCTTCCATTCCCAACAGCTTTAACTTCAGTGAAGGAACATATACGCCGTGCAGCCAAAGTCAACCCAGCTACAACTCTTTGGAGAGTTTAGAAACCGTGGAAGATTTTAAAGTACCAGAACTTAACCCTTCCAGCATGAATGGCTTCCCACCATGTAGCAGCGCTGAGAACAACCCGCTCACTCACGCCTCTCCGCAGCCGCAGTCGTACGCGGCTGCTTACTCACGCCAAAGTCGTCAGACTCTCGTGCCCCCCTACACTCAGCCGTACGTGTCCACATACAGCGAGGCGCATCAGACCTTCAAAGCATCCGATTTTACAAGCAGCTGTCCTGCGAGGGCTCTGCAGGACTGCAGCGTCTCCAACCAGCCACAGGACCCACAGATCAGTGTTATCAAAGTAGAAGGACCTTAG
- the LOC105416451 gene encoding uncharacterized protein isoform X4: MGRLDAVAKKKVIELRESGLSFRKIKAVLELENIKVSAQAIYLFLKEFHGRPPGRVRPLEAGSSSSSAQIQPLAGTSQETRSNNWVQNLCREASRHGNLIVNRIFTEETSTNPEADVNLPRKIQGSSQMETQHNEDKEEKGIQIVSVTSLAQKNQQINHQSTATRAEMTSGSSALTPGAFTRRRNIPFTTNAILAARKRLLDKALSQRTSLSIRRDQLSSLSADLRATLSQAPKTYDLPSEQTVTDRQPAENGSPRHFLATRPGPSIRSLHPLPRVGVHLPNRSPSPLASAPGVSLVRLQTPGGTVAPHTDGKQSPKQTVGDPGVRGGLQDQIQTLSSEVHGLGLAVKMLVEQQRCLEREQAQQTQIQKQILSTLQSFASKLGSCSSGQQHHNPTSSPPAVPSASIPNSFNFSEGTYTPCSQSQPSYNSLESLETVEDFKVPELNPSSMNGFPPCSSAENNPLTHASPQPQSYAAAYSRQSRQTLVPPYTQPYVSTYSEAHQTFKASDFTSSCPARALQDCSVSNQPQDPQISVIKVEGP; the protein is encoded by the exons ATGGGCCGGTTGGATGCTGTTGCCAAGAAGAAAGTTATCGAGCTGCGGGAATCTGGTTTGAGTTTTCGTAAGATCAAAGCGGTGCTTGAGCTGGAGAACATCAAGGTGTCTGCGCAGGCAATCTACCTGTTCTTGAAAGAGTTTCATGGGAGGCCACCAGGGAGAGTCAGGCCTCTCGAGGCTGGAAGCAGCTCATCGTCAGCACAGATACAGCCTCTAGCTGGGACATCACAAGAAACGAGAAGCAATAATTGGGTCCAAAACCTTTGCCGGGAAGCGTCTCGTCATGGTAACTTAATAGTTAACAGGATATTTACAGAAGAGACTTCCACAAATCCAGAGGCTGATGTAAACTTGCCCAGGAAGATTCAAGGAAGCAGCCAGATGGAAACGCAGCATAATGAAGATAAGGAAGAAAAGGGAATTCAGATTGTTAGTGTCACCTCCCTTGCACAGAAAAACCAACAAATAAATCATCAGTCCACTGCTACGAGGGCAGAAATGACCTCAGGATCCTCTGCCCTCACCCCTGGTGCGTTCACAAGGCGAAGAAATATACCTTTTACAACCAACGCCATCCTGGCAGCTCGAAAGAGGCTTTTAGACAAAGCATTGTCACAGAGG ACCTCATTATCCATTAGGAGAGATCAACTGAGCAGCCTCAGTGCTGATTTAAGAGCTACGTTGTCCCAAGCACCTAAAACATATGATCTACCCTCTGAACAG ACTGTTACGGACCGCCAGCCAGCAGAGAACGGCTCCCCCAGGCATTTTCTGGCAACGCGACCAGGTCCATCCATACGTTCCCTCCACCCACTCCCCCGGGTTGGCGTTCACCTTCCTAACCGGTCACCCTCCCCATTGGCGTCTGCTCCCGGGGTGTCTCTCGTGCGACTACAGACCCCTGGAGGCACTGTTGCCCCTCACACTGACGGGAAACAGAGCCCCAAGCAGACAGTGGGAGACCCTGGAGTGAGAGGTGGCCTACAGGATCAGATTCAAACCTTGAGTTCTGAGGTGCACGGTTTGGGTCTGGCAGTCAAGatgctggtggagcagcagcgctGCCTGGAGAGAGAGCAGGCGCAGCAGACGCAGATCCAGAAGCAGATCCTCAGCACTCTACAGAGTTTCGCTTCCAAGCTGGGTTCTTGTAGCAGCGGTCAACAGCATCACAACCCAACATCATCACCTCCTGCTGTGCCTTCTGCTTCCATTCCCAACAGCTTTAACTTCAGTGAAGGAACATATACGCCGTGCAGCCAAAGTCAACCCAGCTACAACTCTTTGGAGAGTTTAGAAACCGTGGAAGATTTTAAAGTACCAGAACTTAACCCTTCCAGCATGAATGGCTTCCCACCATGTAGCAGCGCTGAGAACAACCCGCTCACTCACGCCTCTCCGCAGCCGCAGTCGTACGCGGCTGCTTACTCACGCCAAAGTCGTCAGACTCTCGTGCCCCCCTACACTCAGCCGTACGTGTCCACATACAGCGAGGCGCATCAGACCTTCAAAGCATCCGATTTTACAAGCAGCTGTCCTGCGAGGGCTCTGCAGGACTGCAGCGTCTCCAACCAGCCACAGGACCCACAGATCAGTGTTATCAAAGTAGAAGGACCTTAG
- the LOC101061178 gene encoding RNA-binding protein with serine-rich domain 1 produces MAPSPTKRKEEEKTKDRGKEKTSNKDGEKDRGREKARKRRSASSGSSSSTSRSRSSSTSSSSSGSSSGSSSGSSSSGTSRSGSSSSRSSSSSSSSGSPSPSRRRHDNRRRSRSVSKTQKRGEDKERRKRSPSPKPTKIHLGRLTRNVTKDHIQEIFTTYGKIKSVEMPMDRLHPHLSRCSAYIEFETPEEAQKALKYMDGGQIDGQEITASAVLTQRVRPPPRRLSPPRRMPPPPPMWRRSPPRMRRRSRSPRRRSPARRRSRSRSPGRRRHRSRSSSNSSR; encoded by the exons AT GGCACCGTCCCCCacaaagaggaaagaagaggaaaaaactaAAGACAGAGGTAAAGAAAAGACCAGTAACAAGGATGGAGAAAAGGACCGTGGACGGGAGAAAGCACGCAAACGTCGCAGCGCTTCttctgggagcagcagcagcaccagcag GTCCAGGTCGAGTTCTACTTCGAGCAGCAGCTCGGGCTCCAGCTCAGGGTCCTCGAGTGGATCCAGCTCATCCGGCACCAGCCGCTCAGGTTCCTCAAGCTCTCGTTCTTCGTCCTCTTCCAGTTCTTCGGGCTCCCCCAGCCCGAGCCGTAGACGCCACGATAACCGCAGACGCTCCCGTTCAGT GtctaaaacacagaaaagaggagaggataaagagaggaggaaacggAGCCCGAGCCCAAAACCGACTAAAATTCACTTGGGGCGGCTGACCCGGAACGTGACCAAG GATCACATCCAGGAGATTTTCACCACGTATGGCAAGATCAAATCAGTGGAAATGCCAATGGACAGACTGCACCCACACCTGTCCAGGTGCTCCGCCTACATCGAGTTTGAGACCCCTGAGGAGGCCCAGAAGGCCCTCAAGTACATGGATGGAG GTCAGATCGATGGTCAGGAGATAACGGCCTCCGCCGTCCTGACCCAGCGGGTCCGCCCTCCCCCTCGGAGACTTTCTCCGCCCCGTAGAATGCCTCCCCCGCCGCCTATGTGGCGCAGGAGCCCCCCGCGCATGAGAAGAAG GTCTCGCTCCCCGAGGAGGCGGTCCCCGGCACGGCGCCGCTCTCGCTCCAGATCACCCGGTCGCAGGCGCCATCGCTCTCGTTCCAGCTCCAACTCCTCCAGATAA